A single region of the Erythrobacter sp. HL-111 genome encodes:
- a CDS encoding class II 3-deoxy-7-phosphoheptulonate synthase — translation MATNWTPGSWKAHEARHLPHYEDAAELAATEETLGSYPPLVFAGEARALKADLADVANGHAFLLQGGDCAESFAEFHPNNIRDTFRVLLQMAVVMTFASKRPVVKVGRMAGQFAKPRSSPTETIGDVTLPSYFGDNINGIEFDPVQRRNDPGRMLRAYSQAAATLNLLRAFAGGGYANLRQVHQWTLDFMGRTPWTEKFSQTADRIGEALDFMEACGIDPATVPQLQGTSFYTSHEGLLLPYEQALTRQDSLTGDWYATSAHMLWIGDRTRFPGSAHVEWARGIGNPLGMKCGPSLDPDDLLRLLDTLNPAREPGRMTLISRFGHDKVEDGLPRLVRAVKREGHPVVWSCDPMHGNVVKSETGFKTRPFDRILREVKGFFAVHREEGTHPGGIHIEMTGQDVTECVGGAVAITEERLGDRYHTHCDPRLNAEQSLELAFRIAEMLNEVALERANGERANGVRGRDAKADAA, via the coding sequence GTGGCGACAAACTGGACACCGGGCAGCTGGAAGGCCCACGAGGCGCGGCACCTGCCGCATTACGAGGACGCGGCCGAACTGGCCGCGACCGAGGAAACGCTCGGCAGCTATCCGCCGCTCGTCTTCGCGGGCGAGGCGCGCGCGCTCAAGGCGGACCTCGCCGATGTCGCGAACGGGCACGCGTTCCTGCTGCAGGGCGGGGACTGCGCGGAAAGCTTCGCCGAGTTCCACCCGAACAACATCCGCGACACCTTCCGCGTGCTGCTGCAGATGGCGGTCGTCATGACCTTCGCCAGCAAGCGGCCGGTGGTGAAGGTCGGGCGAATGGCGGGCCAGTTCGCCAAGCCGCGCTCCTCGCCCACCGAGACGATCGGCGATGTCACCCTGCCGAGCTATTTCGGCGACAACATCAACGGGATCGAATTCGATCCGGTCCAGCGGCGCAACGATCCCGGCCGGATGCTGCGCGCCTATTCGCAGGCCGCCGCGACCCTCAACCTGCTGCGTGCCTTCGCCGGCGGGGGCTATGCCAATCTCCGGCAGGTCCACCAGTGGACGCTCGATTTCATGGGCCGCACGCCGTGGACCGAGAAGTTCAGCCAGACCGCCGACCGGATCGGCGAAGCGCTCGATTTCATGGAGGCCTGCGGGATCGATCCCGCGACCGTGCCGCAATTGCAGGGCACCAGCTTCTACACCAGCCACGAAGGCCTGCTGCTGCCCTACGAACAGGCGCTCACCCGGCAGGATTCGCTGACCGGCGACTGGTACGCGACCAGCGCACACATGCTGTGGATCGGCGACCGCACGCGCTTTCCGGGCAGCGCCCATGTCGAATGGGCGCGCGGCATCGGCAATCCGCTGGGCATGAAGTGCGGGCCGAGCCTCGATCCCGACGACCTGCTGCGCCTGCTCGACACGCTCAATCCCGCCCGTGAGCCGGGGCGGATGACGCTCATCAGCCGCTTCGGCCACGACAAGGTCGAGGACGGGCTCCCCCGCCTCGTGCGTGCGGTGAAGCGCGAAGGCCATCCGGTGGTGTGGAGCTGCGATCCGATGCACGGCAACGTCGTGAAGTCGGAAACCGGCTTCAAGACGCGCCCCTTCGACCGCATCCTGCGGGAAGTGAAGGGCTTCTTCGCCGTCCACCGCGAGGAGGGCACGCATCCGGGCGGCATCCATATCGAGATGACCGGGCAGGACGTGACCGAATGCGTCGGCGGCGCGGTCGCGATCACCGAGGAACGCCTCGGCGACCGCTACCACACCCATTGCGACCCGCGGCTCAATGCCGAACAATCGCTCGAGCTCGCCTTCCGCATCGCCGAAATGCTCAACGAGGTCGCGCTCGAACGCGCGAACGGCGAAAGGGCGAATGGCGTGCGGGGCCGGGACGCGAAGGCCGACGCGGCCTAG
- a CDS encoding pitrilysin family protein, protein MNLPVRAAAALSLLVAPLALFAPVSAQEAEAPAQVDAPAEPAIPAPTALQKGEETPWLYEGSNVPVDREWLFGEMENGLRYAVRRNGVPPGQVSIRVRIDAGSLHEDDDEQGFAHLLEHLLFRESKYLGKAEAIAAWQRLGATFGADANAETSPTHTAYKLDIPNIDRAKLNESFKLLSGMIREPVLDDTNVAAERPIVLAEKRERGGAGQRVADLTRQTLFAGQRLATRNPIGTVETLRAADGASVKAFYDRWYRPENTVIVVAGDADPQILAGLIEQWFGDWQGTGEPGVAPEFGDPLPPAGAPENPVAVAPIGQLGVATEPDLPRNLTYAVMRPWRKVDDTIVYNEGLLLDAVAQAIINRRLESRARAGGSYLYASVRQEDISRSADATFVSFAPLTGDWQAALADVRAVIADALANPPTQEEIDREVAEFDVVFANQVEQRSVQAGSELADNLVNAVDIRETVAAPEVVLDVFRGMKDRLNPAEVLERTRALFEGTVTRSVYVTPAEGEADENALKLALSREVAADPSARLAAASIDFSDLPPVGEPGTIVSREPLGILEVEQIAFDNGVKALVWANDAESGRATVRVRFGAGYRAFDESSAVYAPLGEVALVGSGLGELGQEQLDRLATGRKLGFEFGIDDAVFNFTAQTRPEDVADQLYLFAAKLGMPRWDLAPVKRAKAAAELAYNTFATSPGGIIARDLEYIQTDMDPRFATPDPQALEGVTPERFREVWEPLLAQGPVEVLVFGQFDKEAIVEKLRTTFGALPDRQPIPEEVAARVPDFPPAGEAPVVRYHRGDPDQAAAAVTWPSAGGMARIREARQLEILIQVFNNRLMDALREETGASYSPQVFSKWPEDLPEGGRITALAQLEPEFVPFFFAAADKIATDLATEAPTADELERVTAPLAERIRRASTGNQFWLYNLEGATTDPARVNLLRSLLADYSQTTPEIMLLLADRYFARNEPLKLAVIPEGQELADTPPPSAVPDVAPEPSSAEPAPAEITGR, encoded by the coding sequence ATGAACCTCCCGGTCCGGGCCGCCGCTGCCCTTTCGCTTCTTGTCGCTCCGCTCGCGCTTTTCGCTCCCGTTTCCGCCCAGGAGGCGGAAGCGCCAGCGCAGGTCGATGCCCCGGCCGAACCCGCGATCCCCGCGCCCACGGCGCTCCAGAAGGGCGAGGAGACGCCCTGGCTCTACGAAGGCAGCAATGTCCCCGTCGACCGCGAATGGCTGTTCGGCGAGATGGAAAACGGATTGCGCTATGCCGTCAGGCGCAACGGCGTGCCGCCGGGCCAGGTCTCGATCCGGGTGCGAATCGATGCCGGCTCGCTGCACGAGGACGACGACGAACAGGGCTTCGCGCACCTGCTCGAACATCTCCTGTTCCGAGAAAGCAAGTATCTCGGCAAGGCCGAGGCGATCGCGGCGTGGCAGCGTCTCGGCGCGACCTTCGGGGCCGACGCCAACGCCGAGACGAGCCCGACCCACACCGCCTACAAGCTCGACATCCCGAACATCGACCGGGCCAAGCTGAACGAAAGCTTCAAGCTCCTCTCGGGCATGATCCGCGAGCCGGTGCTGGACGATACGAACGTCGCCGCCGAACGCCCGATCGTCCTTGCCGAAAAGCGCGAGCGGGGCGGGGCGGGGCAGCGCGTCGCGGACCTCACGCGGCAGACCCTGTTCGCGGGCCAGCGCCTCGCCACGCGCAATCCGATCGGAACGGTCGAAACCCTGCGCGCCGCCGATGGCGCCAGCGTCAAGGCGTTCTACGATCGCTGGTACCGCCCGGAAAACACGGTTATCGTCGTCGCCGGCGACGCCGACCCGCAGATCCTTGCCGGGCTGATCGAACAGTGGTTCGGCGACTGGCAGGGCACCGGCGAGCCGGGCGTCGCGCCCGAATTCGGCGACCCGCTGCCGCCCGCGGGCGCCCCGGAAAACCCCGTCGCGGTCGCGCCGATCGGCCAGCTCGGCGTCGCGACCGAGCCCGACCTGCCGCGCAACCTCACCTATGCGGTGATGCGCCCGTGGCGGAAGGTCGACGACACGATCGTCTACAACGAGGGCCTGCTGCTCGACGCGGTCGCGCAGGCGATCATCAACCGCCGCCTCGAATCCCGCGCCCGCGCCGGGGGAAGCTATCTCTACGCCTCGGTCCGGCAGGAGGACATCTCGCGTTCGGCCGATGCCACCTTCGTCAGCTTCGCTCCGCTCACCGGCGACTGGCAGGCCGCGCTCGCCGACGTGCGCGCCGTGATCGCCGACGCGCTCGCCAACCCGCCGACGCAGGAAGAGATCGACCGCGAAGTGGCCGAATTCGACGTGGTCTTCGCCAACCAGGTCGAACAGCGCAGCGTCCAGGCGGGAAGCGAGCTGGCCGACAACCTCGTCAACGCGGTCGACATCCGCGAAACCGTCGCCGCGCCCGAAGTCGTGCTCGACGTGTTCCGCGGCATGAAGGACCGGCTCAATCCGGCCGAGGTGCTCGAGCGCACGCGCGCGCTGTTCGAAGGCACGGTCACCCGCTCGGTCTATGTCACGCCCGCCGAGGGCGAGGCGGACGAGAACGCGCTGAAGCTCGCCCTGTCGCGCGAGGTCGCGGCCGATCCGAGCGCACGGCTGGCGGCGGCGAGCATCGATTTCTCCGATCTTCCGCCCGTCGGCGAACCCGGCACGATCGTCAGCCGCGAGCCGCTCGGCATCCTCGAGGTCGAACAGATCGCCTTCGACAACGGGGTCAAGGCGCTGGTCTGGGCCAATGACGCCGAGTCTGGGCGGGCGACGGTGCGGGTGCGGTTCGGCGCGGGCTATCGTGCTTTCGACGAATCGAGCGCGGTCTATGCCCCGCTGGGCGAGGTCGCGCTGGTCGGCTCCGGGCTGGGCGAACTCGGGCAGGAACAGCTCGACCGGCTCGCCACGGGTCGCAAGCTCGGCTTCGAATTCGGGATCGACGATGCGGTGTTCAACTTCACCGCGCAGACCCGGCCCGAGGACGTCGCCGACCAGCTCTACCTCTTCGCCGCCAAGCTCGGGATGCCGCGCTGGGACCTCGCCCCGGTGAAGCGGGCGAAGGCCGCGGCCGAACTCGCCTACAACACCTTCGCCACCAGCCCCGGCGGGATCATCGCGCGGGATCTCGAATACATCCAGACCGACATGGACCCGCGTTTCGCCACGCCCGACCCGCAGGCGCTCGAAGGCGTCACGCCGGAACGCTTCCGCGAGGTGTGGGAGCCGCTGCTGGCGCAGGGCCCGGTCGAGGTGCTGGTGTTCGGCCAGTTCGACAAGGAAGCGATCGTCGAAAAGCTCCGCACCACTTTCGGCGCGCTGCCCGATCGCCAGCCGATCCCGGAAGAGGTCGCCGCGCGCGTGCCCGATTTCCCGCCCGCAGGCGAAGCGCCGGTCGTGCGTTACCATCGCGGCGATCCGGACCAGGCCGCTGCGGCCGTGACCTGGCCGAGCGCGGGCGGCATGGCCCGCATCCGCGAGGCGCGCCAGCTCGAGATCCTGATCCAGGTCTTCAACAACCGCCTGATGGACGCCCTGCGCGAAGAGACCGGGGCGAGCTATTCGCCGCAGGTCTTCTCCAAGTGGCCCGAGGACCTGCCAGAAGGCGGCCGGATCACCGCGCTCGCCCAGCTCGAACCGGAATTCGTGCCCTTCTTCTTCGCCGCCGCCGACAAGATCGCGACCGATCTTGCGACCGAGGCGCCGACCGCCGACGAGCTGGAACGCGTCACGGCCCCGCTCGCCGAGCGGATCCGGCGCGCCTCGACCGGCAACCAGTTCTGGCTCTACAACCTCGAAGGCGCGACGACCGATCCGGCGCGCGTGAACCTGCTGCGCTCGCTGCTGGCGGATTATTCGCAGACTACGCCGGAGATCATGCTGCTGCTGGCGGACCGTTATTTCGCCCGGAACGAGCCGCTGAAGCTGGCGGTCATCCCCGAAGGCCAGGAGCTTGCCGACACCCCGCCGCCGAGCGCGGTGCCGGACGTGGCGCCCGAACCGTCCTCCGCAGAGCCGGCACCGGCGGAGATCACGGGCCGCTGA
- a CDS encoding NifU family protein has translation MFIETETTPNPASLKFLPGRTVMPTGTREFASPEAAEASPLAQALFDTGEVVNVFYGWDFVTVTAAPGVDWSALKPQVVAILLDHFVSEAPLFKGGNADGIAVPPEEEMVVESDEADADTVAAIHELLETRVRPAVAGDGGDIAYRGFKDGVVYLTLQGACSGCPSSTATLKQGIESLLKHYVPEVVEVRAA, from the coding sequence ATGTTCATCGAGACCGAAACCACCCCGAACCCCGCCAGCCTCAAGTTCCTGCCGGGTCGCACCGTCATGCCCACGGGCACGCGCGAATTCGCCTCGCCCGAAGCGGCGGAGGCGAGCCCGCTCGCCCAGGCGCTGTTCGACACGGGCGAGGTGGTGAACGTCTTCTACGGCTGGGACTTCGTGACCGTCACCGCCGCGCCGGGCGTCGACTGGAGCGCGCTCAAACCGCAGGTGGTGGCGATCCTGCTCGATCACTTCGTCTCCGAGGCGCCGCTGTTCAAGGGCGGCAATGCCGATGGCATCGCCGTCCCGCCCGAAGAGGAAATGGTGGTCGAATCCGACGAGGCCGATGCCGACACCGTCGCCGCGATCCACGAACTGCTCGAAACCCGCGTGCGCCCCGCGGTCGCGGGCGACGGCGGCGACATCGCCTATCGCGGGTTCAAGGACGGCGTGGTCTATCTCACCCTGCAGGGCGCCTGTTCGGGCTGCCCGTCGAGCACGGCGACGCTCAAGCAGGGCATCGAAAGCCTGCTGAAACATTACGTCCCGGAAGTCGTTGAAGTGCGAGCAGCCTGA
- a CDS encoding malonic semialdehyde reductase, producing MTKQFHDHVLSDEALDQIFNEARTYNGWLDKDVSEDQLHRIWNLARMGPTSANMQPTRIVWVRSEAEKTKLCEFAAEGNKAKIKAAPVTAVIGYDIDFHEQLPWLFPHADAKSWFEGDEDARIAHARRNSALQGAYLIIAARSIGLDCGPMSGVDLDAITGHFFADQPRVRADWVCSIGYGDPETIFDRSPRPEFGKFHRIV from the coding sequence ATGACCAAGCAGTTTCACGACCACGTCCTTTCGGACGAGGCGCTCGACCAGATCTTCAACGAAGCGCGCACCTACAATGGCTGGCTCGACAAGGACGTGTCGGAGGACCAGCTGCACCGGATCTGGAACCTCGCGCGGATGGGGCCGACCTCGGCCAACATGCAGCCGACGCGGATCGTCTGGGTGCGCTCCGAGGCCGAAAAGACGAAGCTGTGCGAATTCGCGGCCGAGGGCAACAAGGCCAAGATCAAGGCCGCGCCCGTCACCGCGGTGATCGGCTACGACATCGACTTCCACGAACAGCTGCCGTGGCTCTTCCCCCATGCCGACGCGAAAAGCTGGTTCGAGGGCGACGAGGACGCGCGCATCGCCCATGCCCGGCGCAATTCCGCGCTGCAGGGCGCCTATCTCATCATCGCCGCGCGCAGCATCGGGCTCGACTGCGGTCCCATGTCGGGCGTCGATCTCGACGCGATCACCGGGCATTTCTTCGCCGACCAGCCGCGCGTGCGGGCCGACTGGGTCTGTTCGATCGGATACGGCGATCCGGAAACCATCTTCGACCGCTCCCCCCGCCCCGAATTCGGGAAGTTCCACCGCATCGTCTGA
- the tsaB gene encoding tRNA (adenosine(37)-N6)-threonylcarbamoyltransferase complex dimerization subunit type 1 TsaB encodes MSARPRTLAIETASEACSVALFEDGTLLAREHAVLGRGHAERLVPMIAGLPGRGKAQRICVSRGPGSFTGTRIGIAAGRALALAWGAEVLGYPTLALVAAMARRDHPGAPVTVCMAGGHGEWFLADFGADGLPRGDLVSLTPEAARDRPVHPLVAGSKARELAALQADGAPVALELLPDAGALPALPPELLTREVGAIYGRPPDATPQPVPDQPPSPAR; translated from the coding sequence ATGTCGGCGCGTCCACGCACCCTTGCCATCGAGACCGCGAGCGAGGCCTGTTCGGTTGCCCTGTTCGAGGACGGAACGCTTCTCGCCCGCGAACACGCGGTCCTCGGCCGCGGCCATGCCGAACGCCTGGTCCCGATGATCGCCGGCCTGCCGGGGCGCGGGAAGGCGCAGCGGATCTGCGTCTCCAGGGGACCGGGCAGCTTCACCGGCACCCGCATCGGCATCGCCGCAGGCCGCGCGCTCGCGCTCGCCTGGGGAGCGGAGGTGCTCGGCTATCCCACCCTCGCCCTCGTCGCCGCGATGGCCCGGCGCGACCATCCCGGCGCGCCGGTGACCGTGTGCATGGCCGGCGGGCACGGCGAATGGTTCCTGGCCGATTTCGGGGCCGACGGCCTGCCCCGGGGCGACCTCGTCTCGCTCACCCCCGAAGCCGCGCGGGACCGGCCCGTCCATCCGCTCGTCGCGGGGAGCAAGGCGCGCGAACTGGCGGCCCTGCAAGCGGACGGGGCGCCGGTCGCGCTCGAACTGCTGCCCGATGCGGGCGCGCTCCCCGCCCTGCCGCCCGAACTGCTCACGCGCGAGGTCGGCGCCATCTACGGCCGCCCGCCCGACGCCACGCCGCAGCCCGTGCCCGACCAGCCGCCGAGCCCCGCCAGATGA
- a CDS encoding GNAT family N-acetyltransferase: MNPREQLVEQIMEVMEAAFDPAFGEAWNRRQVADALVLPSTHALVLDAGGTIIASSDRAGHGEWSAQADASAPAGFVLTRHAAGEEELLLIGVVPRCRRRGLGQMLIDRLFDAARARGATRIFLEMRRGNPAINLYRKVGFEPIGERPNYYRLANGSRVDAITFGRSI; the protein is encoded by the coding sequence ATGAACCCGCGCGAGCAGCTCGTCGAACAGATCATGGAGGTGATGGAAGCGGCCTTCGATCCCGCTTTCGGCGAGGCCTGGAACCGCCGCCAGGTCGCCGATGCGCTGGTTCTGCCGAGCACTCATGCGCTCGTGCTGGACGCGGGCGGCACCATCATCGCCTCGAGCGACCGGGCCGGCCATGGCGAATGGAGCGCGCAGGCCGATGCCTCCGCCCCGGCCGGCTTCGTGCTTACCCGCCACGCCGCGGGCGAGGAGGAACTGCTGCTGATCGGGGTGGTCCCGCGCTGCCGGCGGCGCGGGCTCGGCCAGATGCTGATCGACCGCCTGTTCGACGCCGCCCGCGCGCGCGGCGCGACCCGCATCTTCCTCGAAATGCGGCGCGGCAATCCGGCGATCAACCTCTATCGCAAGGTCGGATTCGAACCGATCGGGGAGCGGCCCAATTATTACCGGCTCGCCAATGGCAGCCGGGTCGATGCCATTACTTTCGGCCGCTCGATCTAG
- a CDS encoding MucR family transcriptional regulator, giving the protein MQDMENDMKETLITLTSDIVAAHVSNNDVAVSDVPALITNVFGALSQLGEEQETTQEPPEPAVSIRSSVKPDYIVCLEDGKKLKMLKRYLRTNYNMTPEEYRKRWNLPADYPMVAPNYAETRRDLAKKIGLGRKPGSGRGGKKSA; this is encoded by the coding sequence ATGCAGGACATGGAAAACGACATGAAGGAAACACTTATCACCCTGACGAGCGATATTGTCGCCGCGCACGTCAGCAACAATGATGTCGCGGTCAGCGATGTCCCGGCGCTGATCACGAATGTTTTCGGTGCGCTTTCGCAACTCGGGGAAGAACAGGAAACCACGCAGGAACCGCCCGAACCGGCCGTGTCGATCCGTTCCTCGGTCAAGCCGGACTACATCGTCTGCCTCGAGGACGGCAAGAAGCTGAAGATGCTCAAGCGCTATCTTCGCACCAACTACAACATGACCCCGGAAGAATACCGCAAGCGCTGGAATCTTCCCGCCGATTACCCGATGGTGGCGCCCAACTACGCCGAAACCCGCCGCGATCTCGCCAAGAAGATCGGCCTCGGGCGCAAGCCGGGTTCGGGCCGCGGAGGCAAGAAGAGCGCATGA
- a CDS encoding Fur family transcriptional regulator, which produces MSQKIDLEQLCAEKGLRITEQRRVIAKVLSESDDHPDVELLHSRASAIDPKISIATVYRTVRLFEEAGILDRHDFGDGRSRYEPVPEAHHDHLIDVETGKVVEFVDPEVESLQRQIAERLGYRLVDHRMELYGVRLSRDD; this is translated from the coding sequence GTGAGCCAGAAAATCGATCTAGAACAATTATGCGCCGAAAAAGGCCTGCGGATCACCGAACAGCGCCGCGTGATCGCCAAGGTGCTGTCCGAAAGCGACGATCATCCCGACGTCGAACTGCTCCACAGCCGGGCGAGTGCGATCGATCCCAAGATCTCGATCGCGACCGTCTATCGCACCGTGCGCCTGTTCGAGGAGGCGGGGATTCTCGACCGCCACGATTTCGGCGACGGGCGCTCGCGTTACGAACCCGTGCCCGAGGCGCATCACGATCACCTGATCGATGTCGAGACCGGCAAGGTCGTCGAATTCGTCGATCCCGAGGTCGAATCGCTCCAGCGCCAGATCGCCGAACGGCTGGGATACCGGCTGGTCGATCACCGGATGGAGCTTTACGGAGTGCGGCTCTCGCGCGATGACTGA
- a CDS encoding 1-acyl-sn-glycerol-3-phosphate acyltransferase, translated as MTDGSLEAYAGPAGDAAQWDLRVAAARGEKTPIAPMGWVRVMLRASALLGLMLVFVPLHYAFRLFAYGSPFPMLFLRYAARVSGARVEVIGTHLKRDVFYVANHVSWVDILALAGASGTAFVAKAELAQAPLVGWLASLNRTVFVKREHRLGVAEQINALKEALADNWSVTVFPEGTTTDGQSLLPFKTSMLSVLEPPPPGVLVQPVLLDYGPVAEWIGWIGEESGLNNAKRVLARRGSFPLRIQFLEPFSPEDFRGRKAISVEARRRIEEALEEALGKPLRDFAHDVPPVRYEGRRAGESAPETLQ; from the coding sequence ATGACTGACGGCTCGCTCGAAGCCTATGCCGGGCCTGCGGGCGATGCGGCACAGTGGGACTTGCGGGTCGCCGCCGCGCGCGGGGAGAAAACCCCGATTGCGCCGATGGGCTGGGTCCGGGTCATGCTGCGCGCCTCGGCGCTTCTCGGGCTGATGCTGGTGTTCGTCCCGCTCCACTACGCCTTCCGCCTGTTCGCCTACGGCTCGCCCTTCCCCATGCTGTTCCTGCGCTACGCCGCGCGGGTTTCGGGCGCGCGGGTCGAGGTGATCGGCACGCATCTGAAACGCGACGTGTTCTATGTCGCAAACCACGTGTCCTGGGTCGACATCCTCGCCCTGGCCGGGGCTTCGGGCACGGCCTTCGTCGCCAAGGCGGAGCTGGCGCAGGCTCCGCTGGTGGGCTGGCTCGCCTCGCTCAATCGCACCGTTTTCGTGAAGCGCGAACACCGCCTGGGCGTCGCCGAACAGATCAACGCGCTCAAGGAAGCGCTCGCCGACAACTGGTCGGTCACGGTCTTCCCCGAAGGCACGACGACCGACGGGCAATCGCTCCTCCCCTTCAAGACGAGCATGCTGTCCGTGCTCGAACCCCCGCCGCCGGGCGTGCTGGTCCAGCCGGTGCTGCTGGATTACGGCCCGGTCGCCGAATGGATCGGCTGGATCGGCGAGGAAAGCGGGCTCAACAACGCGAAACGGGTGCTGGCACGCAGGGGCAGCTTCCCGCTGCGGATCCAGTTCCTCGAACCCTTCAGCCCGGAAGATTTCCGCGGGCGCAAGGCGATCAGCGTGGAGGCCCGCCGCCGGATCGAGGAAGCGCTCGAAGAAGCGCTGGGCAAGCCGCTGCGCGATTTCGCGCACGATGTGCCGCCGGTGCGCTACGAGGGGCGCAGGGCGGGCGAATCCGCCCCCGAAACGCTGCAATAA
- a CDS encoding LysR substrate-binding domain-containing protein: MPSRRLPPLRALEAFMRTVRLGSARAAAEEIGLSPSALSRRITNLEEFVGKKLFTRARQSMQLTDEGQAFYEAVNPHLEALARAVESQSDNVSLLRLRLGVLPMFGSQRLFPRLGELRKRHPLLHIDIDTAPHLEDRVGDTLDAAIILSRGPASGLHAVRLDHNLVHAICSKDVAAAIGEQVTPEALSRQTFLIHNELPESFVAWKKANDLEEMEPAAIDHYDSGQLMLEAAAQGLGIAIMHDDHLRRAADNRLTNLPGVEVQSPYSYWFVCKPNALELRPVRLFHDWLVRAGL, encoded by the coding sequence ATGCCGTCACGTCGTCTGCCTCCCCTCCGGGCGCTCGAAGCTTTCATGCGCACCGTGCGTCTCGGTTCCGCCCGCGCCGCGGCCGAGGAAATCGGTCTCAGCCCCTCCGCCCTGTCGCGCCGGATCACCAATCTCGAGGAATTCGTCGGCAAGAAACTCTTCACCCGCGCGCGCCAGTCGATGCAGCTGACCGACGAGGGGCAGGCCTTCTACGAGGCGGTCAATCCCCATCTCGAAGCGCTCGCGCGGGCGGTGGAAAGCCAGTCCGACAATGTCTCGCTGCTGCGCCTGCGCCTGGGCGTGCTGCCGATGTTCGGGAGCCAGCGCCTGTTCCCGCGGCTGGGCGAGCTGAGGAAGCGCCACCCGCTGCTGCATATCGACATCGACACCGCGCCGCACCTCGAGGATCGGGTGGGCGACACGCTCGATGCGGCGATCATCCTGTCGCGCGGACCGGCGAGCGGGCTGCACGCGGTGCGGCTCGACCACAATCTCGTCCATGCGATCTGTTCGAAGGACGTGGCCGCGGCGATCGGCGAGCAGGTCACGCCCGAGGCGCTGTCGCGCCAGACCTTCCTCATCCACAACGAACTGCCCGAGAGCTTCGTCGCGTGGAAGAAGGCGAACGACCTCGAGGAGATGGAGCCCGCCGCGATCGACCATTACGATTCGGGCCAGCTGATGCTCGAGGCGGCGGCACAGGGCCTCGGCATCGCGATAATGCACGACGATCACCTGCGCCGCGCGGCGGACAACCGCTTGACCAACCTGCCCGGCGTCGAGGTGCAGAGCCCCTATTCCTACTGGTTCGTGTGCAAGCCCAACGCGCTCGAGCTGCGCCCGGTGCGGCTGTTCCACGACTGGCTGGTGCGCGCCGGGCTCTGA
- a CDS encoding hemolysin family protein, with protein MPDSPSPSGDAESTGGLWSNLGPAIRKALRLGEGDRSLRAQLEEAIDEHEDENEDEERPESSRSGNGDLSPVERQMLRNLLHFSDNDADDVAVPRGEIIAVEAGISWDELVAAFSEHGHSRLPVYRGTLDDVIGMIHVKDVFTYLASGKTPPRDWTVLMRQPLYVPQTRGALDVLADMRARRVHLAIVLDEFSGTDGLITIEDLVEEIVGEIEDEHDETPEALIVPIGEGMWDCDARAELDDVAELVDPRLAEVEEAVDTLGGLAFVLGEAVPPVGAVLEHSSGWRIEVTEGDETHVKRLRLHAPHLREAESLQSENHLQ; from the coding sequence ATGCCCGATTCCCCATCCCCCTCCGGAGACGCGGAGAGTACCGGCGGGCTCTGGTCCAATCTGGGGCCTGCCATCCGGAAAGCCCTCAGACTCGGCGAAGGCGACCGTTCCCTGCGCGCGCAGCTCGAAGAGGCGATCGACGAGCACGAGGACGAGAACGAGGACGAGGAGCGTCCCGAAAGCTCCCGCAGCGGGAACGGCGACCTTTCCCCGGTCGAGCGGCAGATGCTGCGCAACCTCCTCCACTTTTCCGACAACGACGCCGACGATGTCGCCGTCCCGCGCGGCGAGATCATCGCGGTCGAGGCGGGAATAAGCTGGGACGAACTGGTCGCGGCCTTTTCCGAACACGGCCATTCGCGCCTGCCGGTCTATCGCGGCACGCTCGACGACGTGATCGGCATGATCCACGTCAAGGACGTTTTCACCTATCTTGCGAGCGGGAAGACGCCGCCGCGCGACTGGACCGTGCTGATGCGCCAGCCGCTCTACGTGCCGCAGACGCGGGGGGCACTGGACGTGCTCGCCGACATGCGCGCGCGCCGGGTGCACCTCGCGATCGTGTTGGACGAGTTTTCGGGGACCGACGGGCTCATCACGATCGAGGACCTCGTCGAGGAAATCGTCGGCGAGATCGAGGACGAGCACGACGAGACGCCCGAGGCGCTGATCGTGCCGATCGGCGAGGGGATGTGGGATTGCGACGCACGCGCCGAGCTCGACGATGTCGCCGAGCTCGTCGATCCGCGCCTCGCGGAGGTCGAGGAAGCAGTCGATACGCTGGGCGGGCTCGCCTTCGTGCTGGGCGAGGCGGTTCCGCCGGTCGGCGCGGTGCTGGAACATTCCAGCGGATGGCGCATTGAGGTGACCGAGGGCGACGAGACGCACGTCAAGCGCCTGCGCCTCCATGCGCCGCACCTGCGCGAGGCGGAATCCCTCCAAAGTGAGAATCACTTGCAGTAA